The following proteins are co-located in the Dermochelys coriacea isolate rDerCor1 chromosome 4, rDerCor1.pri.v4, whole genome shotgun sequence genome:
- the LOC119854496 gene encoding LOW QUALITY PROTEIN: 40S ribosomal protein S15-like (The sequence of the model RefSeq protein was modified relative to this genomic sequence to represent the inferred CDS: inserted 1 base in 1 codon), with protein sequence MTEVKQKKKRTFRKFTYRGVDLDQLLNMSYEQLMQLYSARQCRHLNRGLRRKKHSLLKRLHKAKKKAPPMEKPEAVKTHLHDMIILPKMXGVYNGKTFNQVEIKPEMIGHYLGKFSITYKPVKHGRPGIGATHSSRFIPLNGMMLRENV encoded by the exons ATGACGGAAGTCAAACAGAAGAAGAAACGGACCTTTAGGAAATTCACTTACAGAGGTGTTGATCTGGATCAGCTCCTCAATATGTCCTACGAGCAGCTGATGCAGCTGTACAGCGCTCGCCAGTGCAGGCATCTGAACCGCGGCCTGCGTCGTAAGAAGCATTCCCTCCTGAAGCGTCTTCACAAGGCCAAGAAGAAGGCCCCTCCCATGGAGAAACCAGAGGCAGTCAAAACTCACCTGCATGACATGATCATCCTCCCCAAGA GTGGCGTATACAATGGCAAAACCTTCAACCAGGTGGAAATCAAGCCCGAGATGATTGGCCACTACCTGGGCAAGTTTTCCATCACTTACAAGCCAGTGAAACATGGCAGACCTGGTATCGGTGCTACCCACTCATCTAGGTTCATTCCTCTGAATGGAATGATGCTTCGGGAAAatgtttag